The window AAACTCATTCTTTTCAGAAGATTTACCTGAAAAACAGGTACGTTGCGTTGTCTATTTTTCGTCTGGATTATGATTAAAAATTTACTAAAAACGTTGGAATTTTGAGACGGTTAAACAACCAAAAAATACAGACTGTCAAAGGGTTGTATCGATTTTTCGAGACCTGAGAGAGCGGATATAAAAGGTCTCGATTCAGATCATTTTCTTTGAGGGCTTTTGAATGTTTTTGGGTATATACCCCGAAATAAAAAACCCCTGCCACCATTGAGTTTGCAAGGATTTAATACTTTTTGAAGCGTGTTTTGGCGGAGAGAGAGGGATTCGAACCCCCGGACCTGTTACAGTCAACGGTTTTCAAGACCGCCGCATTCGACCGCTCTGCCATCTCTCCGGGTGCAAAATAACGGCCTGAACATTTATCTGCCAAATAATTCATGCAGCGAACTAAATTGCACGCTTTATGAAACACCTTGCAGCACTCAATCATTACTTCTGGAAATACCGATACCGTTTCTTTATCGGTATCTTTTTCGTGATTGCTTCTAACTATTTTGCGGTATTGGCCCCACAAGTAACAGGCTATGTGGTGAGTCGGGTACAACAACAATTACCGGGTGCTAAAACGGTTGCCAAAACTGTACAACACGATTGGATGGTTGATTGGTTTGTGTCCAAAATGGATGCTAGTACGCATGATTTTGCCTGGATAGTGGCGGTATGTTGTATCACCATTCTGGCATTGGCTGTGATTCGCGGTATTCTCATGTTCTTCATGCGCCAGACCATTATCGTCATGAGCAGGCATATTGAATATGATCAGAAGAATGAGATTTATCAACACTACCAAAAACTCGATACACAGTTTTACAAGACCAATTCCACCGGCGATCTCATGAACCGAATGGCGGAAGATGTGAGCCGCGTTAGAATGTACACCGGTCCGGCAATCATGTATTTCATTAATCTGGTTGCACTGATCAGCTTCTGTGTTGTTAATATGCTGCGTAAGGATGCCGAACTCACGATGTATGTATTGGCGCCATTGCCATTGCTGGCTATTACGATCTATTACGTTAACAGCATCATCAACAAAAAAAGTGAACAGATACAAGCTCGCTTATCAGATCTTACTACCAATGCACAAGAATCCTATTCCGGTATTCGTGTGATCAAATCTTTTGTACAGGAAAAAGCCATGTTAGGTTTCTTCACCCGCAACAGCGAAGAGTACAAGCAAAATGCGATTGCATTAGCTAGAGTAGAAGCCGTGTATTTCCCTAGCATGACGCTCATGATTGGCATCAGTACACTGGTTACTATTCTGATTGGCGGTTTGCAAGCGTTGGAAGACAGTTCACGTGTGGGCACCATTGTAGAGTTTGTGATCTATATCAATATGCTCAACTTCCCGGTGAGTGCTATTGGCTGGACGGCCAGTATTGTACAACGTGCAGCAGCATCGCAGAAGCGCATCAATGAATTCATGTTCACCAAACCAGTGGTGAAGGAAACCAGTCATGCAGAAATGATTCGTCCCGAAGGAGATATTGTACTGAAAGATGTTTCTTTCACTTACCCCCATACGGGCATTCGTGCTTTGAATCATATCAATCTCCACATCAAAAAAGGCGCGCGCGTTTTATTGTTGGGCAGAACAGGTAGCGGTAAAACCTCACTAGCACAATTACTACTCCGTTTCTATGAACCGGATGCCGGTAGCATCGAAATTGGTGGCAGAGCCCTGCAGGAATATGAACTCATGCATTACCGCGAGCAGATCAGTTATGTGCCACAGGATGTTTTTTTATTTAGTGATACCGTTGCAGATAATATTGCATTTGGACTTGATGAAACCGCTACCAAAGAAACTGTTGCCAAAGCAGCAGCCATGGCTGGAGTAGATGGCGATATCGCGCAATTCGCTCAGCAATACGATACCATGATTGGTGAGCGCGGCGTAACGCTGAGTGGCGGACAAAAACAACGCATTTCTATTGCGCGTGCCCTGATCAAACAACCTTCTCTCGCCATATTTGATGATTGCCTAAGCGCCGTTGATGCCCGAACAGAAAGACTGATTGTCAACAACCTTGATAAAGCCCTCAAAGGCAGAACTGCCATTATCATCACACACCGCATACCCACTGATTTTCACTTCGATACCATTGTGGTTTTGGAGAATGGTCAAATTGCCGAAATAGGTAACCATGACCAGCTGATGGAACAGGATGGTTTATATGCAGAATTATTCCGCGTGCAAAGAGTGGAAAACCGCGAAGAATAGGTCTTTTAGAAACCGCCAAAGCCTTGTTTTACATTCCATTACAAAATTTTGCCAATTCGCAAACAATATTATATTTGTTCACCTAAACAAATTCAAACCAAAACAAAACTGCTTGACTGTGGCGTACGAGAACAACGACAAGAAAATGGAGAGCGTTTACAGCAAACGTATCCGTGCCGGGAAGAGAAGAACTTATTTCTTCGATGTGCGTGCAACCCGTGGTAATGATTTTTATTTAACCATTACCGAAAGCCGCAAGCGCTTTGATAACAATGGTTATGATAGACACAAGATCTTCTTGTACAAAGAAGACTTCAATAAATTTTTGAAAGCGCTGAATGAAGCAGTAGATCATGTGAAAACAGAACTAATGCCTGATTTCGACTTTGATGCTTTCAACCACGAATACGATGATGCTGAAGGCGAAGTATATGAAGCAGCAATACCAGAAACTGCTGAAGTGCCAACTGTTGTTGCCGAAGCACCAGTAGAAGCTGCACCTGTAGCTTCTACCATCGTTAACCCAACTGCTTCTGAGGAAGTAGATAAGTGGTAATCTCGATTCCAACCAAAACCAACTGCTAGTAAAAAGCCCCACAGTATTGCGGGGCTTTTCTTTTATATCGTTTTCAACATCCAGATATCACATCCATTGTGGCCGGAGTTACCCATCGGGCCTTTCAGGTATTCAAAGCCAAACTTTTCATACACAGAAACGGCTTTACGCAATTCAGGCATGGTTTCTAAATAGACTTGTTTGTATCCAATCGCTTTAGCTCTTTTCAAACACTCGTCAATCATACTCCTGCCCAAACCAATATTGCGCACATCTTTACGCAGATACATTTTCACCAATTCACAAACACCTTCCAGCAATTGATCAGTAGGGAAGATGCCTGCCCCACCCACCAATGCACCATCTCGCTCTGCTACGAGATAAAGGCTATTGGGTGTGCCTGCAAAAAGTTCAAACAAAGCATCTGTGGTATCATCATAATACACTGTACCGGGTTTGTTGGCACCAAATTCTTCTAAAGCGGTGCGAATGATTTTCGCCATAGCCGCATTATCTGCTGGCGCGATTGGCCTAATATGGATTTCCGACATCATGACTGCAAAAAAGCTTTATAGGCATTGATCAATCCATTGGTGGATGCGTCGTGTGATTGTACAGGACTTGCATCTTGTAACTCAGGCAGAATTTGGTTAGCAAGTTGCTTACCCAATTCAACACCCCATTGATCGAAGCTGAAAATATTCCACAACACACCTTGTACAAAAATCTTGTGCTCATAAAAAGCAATTAGTTGTCCTAAAGTATAAGGCGTGATTTGCTTTACTATGATGGAGTTGGTTGGCTTATTGCCTTCAAATACTTTGAAAGGGATCAGCTTTTTCCATTGATCTTCCGGTTTACCAGTTGCTTCAAACTCCGCTTTTACTGCTGCTTCCGTTTTTCCATTCATCAACGCTTCTGTCTGCGCAAAGAAATTGGACAGCAGTTTCACATGATGATCGCCAGCAGGATTGTGGCTGATAGCAGGCGCGATAAAATCGCAAGGAATCAAGACCGTACCCTGATGGATCAATTGATAAAAAGCATGCTGCCCATTGGTACCCGGTTCACCCCAGATCACCGGGCCGGTAGCGTAATCAATATTGTTGCCACTGCGGTCAACGCTCTTACCGTTGCTTTCCATATTGCCTTGCTGGAAATAAGCCGCAAAGCGATGCAGGTATTGATCATAAGGCAGGATGGCTTCACTTTGTGCACCAAAGAAATTGGTATACCAGATGCCTAGCAATGCCATGATCAATGGAATATTCTGTTCCGCTTTTGCCGTGCGGAAATGCGTATCTGCGCTATGTGCGCCTTTCAATAATGCTTCAAAATTGTCGTAACCAATCGTGAGTGCAATAGACAAACCAATCGCACTCCACAAAGAATAGCGACCGCCAACCCAATCCCAAAACTCAAACATGTTCTGCTTGTCGATACCAAAAGCCGTAACGGCCTGCTCGTTTGTACTCAATGCCACAAAATGCTTGGCAATGGCTTTCTCCTCTTTTGCATGTTCCAAGAACCAATGACGCGCTGTATGTGCATTGGTCATGGTTTCCTGTGTGGTGAATGTTTTAGACGCTACGAGGAAGAGTGTTGTTTCCGGATCCACACGTTTGAGTGTTTCTGCCATATGCGTGCCATCCACATTGCTCACGAAATAAGTTTGAATACCTTCCACCCAATAGGGACGCAACGCTTCTGTTACCATTACCGGGCCCAAATCGCTGCCACCAATACCAATATTGACAATGTATTGAATGGATTTACCTGTATAACCTTTCCAACTGCCATCATGCACTTTGGCACAGAAAGCTTTCATCTGCTCCTGTACTTTTTTTACCAGGGGCATCACATCTTTTCCATCCACCAGAATAGGTGTGTCAGAAAAGTTACGCAGGGCTGTATGTAGTACTGCTCTGTTTTCTGTTTCGTTGATGCGCAAGCCGGCAAACATGGCATGTACGGCTTCAGTGAGCTTAGATTCAGTAGCCAACTGCTGCAGCAGGTGCAATGTTTTATCGTTGATGATGTTCTTCGAGTAGTCGAACAAAATATCTTCAAAACGAACGGAGAATTTTTTAAAACGATCAGCATCTGCTGCGAAAAGTTTACGCATATGCGCACGGTTCATTTCATCTTCATAATGCTTCTTCAATAAAAACCATGCTTGTGTACTGGTGGGGTTGATCTTAGGTAACATAATCTGTCGGCTTATAATTGTTCTATGGCTGTAATCGTTTGTTGAATCATATCAGGCGTGATATCGAGGTGTACTACAATACGCACCTGTGTGGGTGTCATCGCCAGCAAGTGAATACCTGCGGCCTTCATTTTTTCCGCGAATGCAGCAGGGGTGAGGCGACCTTTCACTTCAAATATGAGGATATTGGTTTCAACGGGTAAAAATTCACCAATAAAATCTTTCTTACGCAATGCAGCTTCCAAGGCTTTGGCATGGGCATGGTCTTCTGCTAAGCGATCTACATGGTGTTGTAAAGCATATAAACCGGCTGCCGCGAGCATACCTGACTGGCGCATACCGCCACCAAATACCTTACGGATGCGGCGCGATTTCTTGATAAAAGCTGTAGGGCCTAGGAGCAGACTGCCCACTGGCGCGCCCAAACCTTTGCTCAAGCAAATAGAGATGGTATCAAAAGCCTGACCGTATTGAAGCGGCGTTTCGCCCTTTGCCACAAGGGCATTAAACAAGCGTGCACCATCCAAGTGTAGCTTCAAGTTATTATCGATACAAACCTGCTTAATCTGCAGAATATCATTGAATTCGTAACAACTGCCACCGCCTCTATTACCGGTGTTTTCAAGCGAAACCAAGGTGGAGATAGGCTTATGGACATCATCGGGATTGATGGCTGCTTTCACCATATCAGCTGTTATACGGCCACGATCGCCATGCAGCAGACGTACGGAACAACCTGAGTTAAACGCAATACCGCCGCCTTCGTATTGGTAGATGTGCGACAAATGATCGCAGATTACTTCATCACCCGGTTGGGTATGTGCTTTAATGGCAATCTGGTTGGTCATGGTACCACTGGGACAAAATAATGCAGCTTCCATTCCAAAAAGCTGTGCAGCGTAGGATTCCAGCGCATTAACGGTGGGGTCTTCCCCAAAGACATCATCGCCCAAAGGCGCTTGACGCATGGCTTCCAGCATGGCAGGAGTAGGGCGGGTTACGGTGTCGCTACGGTAGTCGATCATAGGTTTGCGAAGATAACCTGCTTTATTTGTTTAATGCGCATGGTGGAAATATTCAGCACTTGACATTTTTTTTATACATGTAGGTGACAGTCAGGCAGATTTGTACACAAATTCTATGGCTTTATACACAAATCTGCGGTTTTCAGCCGTTATTTCTGTAGTTTTGCAGGCTTTTAAAACCAGTATCCTTAATTTTAAGAGATTCCGGTAGTACGGCACGAAACAAATCATTGTCTATCACGTTTATAAAAGCAAGAACAGTTCACTATGCGGCAACTTAAAATTGCTACCCAGATCACCAACCGCGATTCGCAGGCAGTAGAAAAGTATCTCCAGGAAATCTCTAAGATTCCGATGATCACTCCCGAAGAGGAAACCACACTGGCCCAGCGTATCAAGAATAAGAATGATTATCGGGATTCGCAGCGCGCTTTAGACAAATTGGTGCAGGCCAACTTACGTTTTGTGGTATCTGTTGCCAAGCAGTACCAGCACCAAGGCCTTTCCTTGAGCGATTTAATCAACGAGGGTAACCTCGGCTTGATCAAAGCAGCCCAACGTTTCGATGAAACCAAGGGTTTTAAATTCATCTCATACGCGGTATGGTGGATTCGCCAGTCCATTTTACAGGCGTTGGCAGAGCAGGGCAGATTAGTCCGCCTGCCTCAAAACAAAATTGGCACCTACAACAAAGCCAATAAGGCTTACATGGCTTTTGAACAGGAGCATGAAAGAGAGCCTTCTACTGAAGAGCTGTCTGAAATCCTGGAAATGAGCGAAACGGAGATCAACAATATCTTCCAAAGCAACACCCGTCACACTTCACTGGATGCTCCTGTGCACGAAGCTGAAGATGTAGCTATGGGCGATTTGCTGGAGGGTAGCGATGATACCGATGAGGATGTGATGAAGGATTCACTGCGTGAAGAAATTCGCCGTGTGCTGAAATCTCTCAGTCCCCGCGAAGCCGAGATCGTGAATGCGTATTTTGGTTTGGATGGTGAAAATGGTGTTACCATTGAGCAAATTGGTATGAAGTACGACTTAACCAAGGAGCGTATCCGTCAGATCAAAGAAAGAGCGATCAAGCGTTTGCAGAAAGCACGTTATAGCAACGCGCTGAAAGCATACTTAGGCTAAGCACTACCAAGTATTTTCACAAACCCCTCTGAACCAGAGGGGTTTTTTATTGTAATATTTGCAGTATGAAACTGGGTCATTTTCTTGTATTGTTTGTTGGGATGGTATTCAGTGCCTGCGAAAAGCAGGTAGATTTTGCACCGGAAGATGTAACGCCTAAGCTGGTAGTAGATGGTGAGATAGAAAATGGCCGACCGCCCATTATAAGCATCACACGCTCTTTGGGCTATTTCTCTAACGTAAACCCAAACATTGCTTCCAGTCAGTTTGTACGCAACGCCATTGTACGCATTAGCGATGGTACCAGAACCCATCAATTAAAAGAGTACACACAGCAAGTAAGTCCAACTATCACTTTGTATTACTATAGCAATGATCCGGCTAATCCAACCACAGCCATACTTGGTGCTTTCGGCAAACAGTATCAATTAGAAATCATCATTGGCAGCGAGAGATATACAGCTAGCACTACCATTCCTTTGCTTACTAAAACACTGGACAGTATCTGGTGGAAAAAAGCGCCGAATAATCCTGATTCTACCAAGGTAGTCGTGATGTCAACTGTAACAGATCCTCCGGGTTTAGGCAATTATATTCGCTATTTTACCCAACGCAATCGCGAACCTTATTTTCCGGGTGCCAACTCTGTATTTGACGATCAAATTGTTGATGGCAGAACCTATGAAGTACAGATCGATAGAGGCGTTAACAGAAATGTAGAAACTGCTTTTGAAGACTATGGTTTCTTCAATAGGGGTGATACTGTTACTGTAAAACTCTGCAATATTGATAAGCCTACTTATGATTTCTGGCGAACTTGGGAGTTTTCGTTTCAATCCATCGGAAACCCGTTCTCTGCACCTACCAAAATCCTGGGCAATATCAGCAATAACGCTTTAGGCGCATTCTGTGGCTATGCTGCACAGTATAAAACCGTGGTTATCCCCAAATAAGCCCATTGTGAACAAACTCACAAAAGCAAAGCCGTTTGGCTGCTATTTTTGCTAACTCAATCAATGAATTATGGCTGAAGCAACAGAAAAAGTACATGTACTGATCATTGGATCAGGTCCTGCAGGATATACCGCTGCGATTTATGCAGCACGTGCCAATATGAAACCTGTTTTGTATCAGGGTATTCAACCCGGCGGACAGTTGACCATTACAACAGAAGTAGAGAACTATCCCGGTTACCCAGAAGGCATTCAAGGTCCGGAGATGATGATTCATTTCGAGAAACAAGCCAGCAGAATGGGTGCAGATATCCGTTATGGATTGGCTACCAAAGTTGATTTCAGCGCGCAACCATATAAAGTGTGGATTGATGAAGAGAAACTGATAGAAGCAGATGCAGTCATCATCGCAACGGGTGCTTCAGCAAAATGGTTGGGACTGGAAAGCGAACAGCGCTTGAATGGTTTTGGTGTGAGTGCATGTGCTGTGTGTGATGGATTTTTCTTCCGTGGTAAAGAAGTAGCGATTGTTGGTGCAGGTGATACTGCTTGTGAAGAAGCCATGTACCTCTCCAAGCTTTGTACCACAGTACACATGATTGTTCGTCGCGATCAAATGCGTGCCAGCAAAGTGATGCAGGATCGTGTGAAGAATACACCTAACATCAAGATTTACTGGAACAGTGTTACAGATGAAGTATTGGGCGATGGTAAAGTAAGTGGCGTACGCATTCACAATACTGCTACCAACGAAAAAGTAGAAGTACCCATCAGCGGTTTCTTCGTGGCGATTGGTCACCAACCCAACAGCGATATTTTCAAAGGCTGGTTAGATATGGATGAAACCGGTTATATCCAAACCATTCCAGGGTCTTCCAAGACCAATGTAGAAGGCGTGTTTGCCTGCGGCGATGTTCAGGATAAAATCTATCGTCAAGCAGTAACTGCTGCAGGTAGTGGTTGTATGGCAGCGCTGGATGCAGAACGTTATCTTTCAGCGAAAGGATTGGTATGATGACCATTGCATTGCACAATGTGCAGCTGAGAGGCTATCATGGTATTCACCCGGAAGAATTGTTGACCGGTAATCAGTTCCTGATCAACTGTTCTGTAGATTATACTACACCTGAACATGTGGAACATATTGATGATACCCTTAACTATGTGCAATTATTTGAGCTCATCAAAACAAGGATGCAGAAGCCTACGCCATTGCTAGAAACACTAGCACAGGATATTTGTGGCACCATCTTTGAACAATTTGCACAAGCAACTGCAGTGCGTATTGATATACAGAAATTGAATCCATTGATCAGTGGGTTTCAAGGTACTGTTGGCATTACACACACAGCCAAACGCGCTTAATATGAAACATTTTCTTGTCTCAATTTTTTTCTTGTCTGCCACTAGTTTTTGCTTTGCGCAGGATGCCAATGTATTGCTGAAAGAAGCACAGAATCTGGAAATACAACTCAAGGAAGCGGAAGCGTTGGATAAGTATAAAGCCGTACTTACCATTGACCCAAAAAATGTAAAAGCTTTGGTGAAAGCAGCGGAACTGAATGTGGCCAATGGCAGCAGGCAGAAAGACAAAAAGCAAATGCGTTTGTACTATGAATCTGCTCTGGCTTATGCACAAAGGGCTTTGGATGCCAATGCCAATGATGCTGATGCTTTATATGCGATGGCCATGGCTTCGGGAAGAATGACCGATGTTGCAGACGACAATAAAAAGATTGTAGCATATGTGAAAGATGTGAAACTATTTTCTGATAAAGCTTTGGCCATCAATCCTAATCATGGCAAAGCCAATTATACTTTGGGCAAATGGCATTATGAGATGGTGACCTTATCTGGTTTCAAAAAAGCTGCTGTGAAATTATTTTATGGTGGCCTGCCTGATGGTGATATTGAAAAAGCCATCAGCTATATGGAGAAATGCAGAACGATTGAACCCTATTTCGTACGCAACTACTTTGATTTAGCCAAAGCGTATGAAGAAGCAAACCGACCTGCCAAGATGATCGAAGTATTACAGAAACTGGTAAAGCTGCCGGTACGCACAGCTGATGATGCGGGTATTAAAGCAGCGGGACAAGAACTACTCAATAAAACACTTTAATCAATACACATGGAATTACAACAACTCTTTGAAGCAGCAGTTGCCAACAGCAAATTGCTCAGCGAAAAACCGGATAATGAAACCTTGCTCAAAATTTATTCGCTTTATAAGCAAGCTACAGAAGGTGATGCAACAGGAGAGGGGCCTTCCAATCCATTCGACTTTGTAGCCAAAGCAAAGCACAATGCCTGGAATGAATTGAAAGGCCTTGCTAAAGAAACTGCCATGCAGCAGTATATTGACTTAATTAACCAATTAAAGGGTTAATTATTTTTTCAGCAACCAGTAGGCACCCAGACCAAATGAAGACAGGGTGCCTGCATTGGTGCCGGCACTAAAGCCTACCGAATGTCTCACTTCATCATTTATTGTAGTTGACGTTCTTCCCGTTTGAGTATAGTTATAGTAGACATTTAAGAGATTATTAAACTGCATACTTAGCAGTATTCTATTGTTCAATGGATAGAGTATACCCGGTGTAATACCACCCGTAACCCCAAAGCCCATTCCATTACTTTTGATACCCGCAGATTCAGTACGAATTAAGTTCACAGATGCCTGTGCGCCCACACCAACTGCTAATTTCAGCTTACCAACAAATGGAAACAAACGGATTCTTGTATAACCAAATCCTGTAATTGTGTTGGAGTATTGATTGGGATTAATGCCAATTTCACTTTTATTGTACATATGGTTAATGAAAATCCCATATCTGTCAAATACCTGCTCTGACTTGAACACATTGTAACCAATTTCGAAGCCTGTATTACCCTGACGATTCTTCCAATCGTTTTGGCTGGCCAACTCATAGCGCTCACTATTATGATAGAATTGTAAATTCCCAGAAAGCATTTTTTGTCCCTTCGTAAACTGTGCTTTCGAAGCAATAGTGCCAATAAACAATACCAAAAACAGGTAGCATTTTTTCATATAGATCTTTTCATTGTAGACCATACAACTTTATATGCCGTTGTATGTGCATGAAACTTTAACAAATCTTCCTTTGGTTAAATCTGATTATGCTTCCATTTACCGGAACGCATGAACCAATAGCATGGAACAAAAATTGAGAGCCAATAAACCCATTCACTTACCCAACCCCAGGTAATAGATAAGTTCAAATGTTCTAATGTGGTATAAACGTAGATACTGTATAGCACGATAGCTATCACTTCCGCTAGTAAGGTCATTTTTGAATGACCGCTACCGGTTACTGCATTCATCCAAACCACTGAAAAAGACATAATGACCAATGCCAG is drawn from Chitinophagales bacterium and contains these coding sequences:
- a CDS encoding dihydroneopterin aldolase; this encodes MMTIALHNVQLRGYHGIHPEELLTGNQFLINCSVDYTTPEHVEHIDDTLNYVQLFELIKTRMQKPTPLLETLAQDICGTIFEQFAQATAVRIDIQKLNPLISGFQGTVGITHTAKRA
- a CDS encoding ABC transporter ATP-binding protein; this encodes MKHLAALNHYFWKYRYRFFIGIFFVIASNYFAVLAPQVTGYVVSRVQQQLPGAKTVAKTVQHDWMVDWFVSKMDASTHDFAWIVAVCCITILALAVIRGILMFFMRQTIIVMSRHIEYDQKNEIYQHYQKLDTQFYKTNSTGDLMNRMAEDVSRVRMYTGPAIMYFINLVALISFCVVNMLRKDAELTMYVLAPLPLLAITIYYVNSIINKKSEQIQARLSDLTTNAQESYSGIRVIKSFVQEKAMLGFFTRNSEEYKQNAIALARVEAVYFPSMTLMIGISTLVTILIGGLQALEDSSRVGTIVEFVIYINMLNFPVSAIGWTASIVQRAAASQKRINEFMFTKPVVKETSHAEMIRPEGDIVLKDVSFTYPHTGIRALNHINLHIKKGARVLLLGRTGSGKTSLAQLLLRFYEPDAGSIEIGGRALQEYELMHYREQISYVPQDVFLFSDTVADNIAFGLDETATKETVAKAAAMAGVDGDIAQFAQQYDTMIGERGVTLSGGQKQRISIARALIKQPSLAIFDDCLSAVDARTERLIVNNLDKALKGRTAIIITHRIPTDFHFDTIVVLENGQIAEIGNHDQLMEQDGLYAELFRVQRVENREE
- a CDS encoding GNAT family N-acetyltransferase, with the translated sequence MSEIHIRPIAPADNAAMAKIIRTALEEFGANKPGTVYYDDTTDALFELFAGTPNSLYLVAERDGALVGGAGIFPTDQLLEGVCELVKMYLRKDVRNIGLGRSMIDECLKRAKAIGYKQVYLETMPELRKAVSVYEKFGFEYLKGPMGNSGHNGCDIWMLKTI
- a CDS encoding acyl-CoA-binding protein; the encoded protein is MELQQLFEAAVANSKLLSEKPDNETLLKIYSLYKQATEGDATGEGPSNPFDFVAKAKHNAWNELKGLAKETAMQQYIDLINQLKG
- the pgi gene encoding glucose-6-phosphate isomerase, yielding MLPKINPTSTQAWFLLKKHYEDEMNRAHMRKLFAADADRFKKFSVRFEDILFDYSKNIINDKTLHLLQQLATESKLTEAVHAMFAGLRINETENRAVLHTALRNFSDTPILVDGKDVMPLVKKVQEQMKAFCAKVHDGSWKGYTGKSIQYIVNIGIGGSDLGPVMVTEALRPYWVEGIQTYFVSNVDGTHMAETLKRVDPETTLFLVASKTFTTQETMTNAHTARHWFLEHAKEEKAIAKHFVALSTNEQAVTAFGIDKQNMFEFWDWVGGRYSLWSAIGLSIALTIGYDNFEALLKGAHSADTHFRTAKAEQNIPLIMALLGIWYTNFFGAQSEAILPYDQYLHRFAAYFQQGNMESNGKSVDRSGNNIDYATGPVIWGEPGTNGQHAFYQLIHQGTVLIPCDFIAPAISHNPAGDHHVKLLSNFFAQTEALMNGKTEAAVKAEFEATGKPEDQWKKLIPFKVFEGNKPTNSIIVKQITPYTLGQLIAFYEHKIFVQGVLWNIFSFDQWGVELGKQLANQILPELQDASPVQSHDASTNGLINAYKAFLQS
- a CDS encoding DUF4249 domain-containing protein, with the translated sequence MKLGHFLVLFVGMVFSACEKQVDFAPEDVTPKLVVDGEIENGRPPIISITRSLGYFSNVNPNIASSQFVRNAIVRISDGTRTHQLKEYTQQVSPTITLYYYSNDPANPTTAILGAFGKQYQLEIIIGSERYTASTTIPLLTKTLDSIWWKKAPNNPDSTKVVVMSTVTDPPGLGNYIRYFTQRNREPYFPGANSVFDDQIVDGRTYEVQIDRGVNRNVETAFEDYGFFNRGDTVTVKLCNIDKPTYDFWRTWEFSFQSIGNPFSAPTKILGNISNNALGAFCGYAAQYKTVVIPK
- a CDS encoding DUF3276 family protein, coding for MAYENNDKKMESVYSKRIRAGKRRTYFFDVRATRGNDFYLTITESRKRFDNNGYDRHKIFLYKEDFNKFLKALNEAVDHVKTELMPDFDFDAFNHEYDDAEGEVYEAAIPETAEVPTVVAEAPVEAAPVASTIVNPTASEEVDKW
- the trxB gene encoding thioredoxin-disulfide reductase, with protein sequence MAEATEKVHVLIIGSGPAGYTAAIYAARANMKPVLYQGIQPGGQLTITTEVENYPGYPEGIQGPEMMIHFEKQASRMGADIRYGLATKVDFSAQPYKVWIDEEKLIEADAVIIATGASAKWLGLESEQRLNGFGVSACAVCDGFFFRGKEVAIVGAGDTACEEAMYLSKLCTTVHMIVRRDQMRASKVMQDRVKNTPNIKIYWNSVTDEVLGDGKVSGVRIHNTATNEKVEVPISGFFVAIGHQPNSDIFKGWLDMDETGYIQTIPGSSKTNVEGVFACGDVQDKIYRQAVTAAGSGCMAALDAERYLSAKGLV
- a CDS encoding RNA polymerase sigma factor RpoD/SigA, with protein sequence MRQLKIATQITNRDSQAVEKYLQEISKIPMITPEEETTLAQRIKNKNDYRDSQRALDKLVQANLRFVVSVAKQYQHQGLSLSDLINEGNLGLIKAAQRFDETKGFKFISYAVWWIRQSILQALAEQGRLVRLPQNKIGTYNKANKAYMAFEQEHEREPSTEELSEILEMSETEINNIFQSNTRHTSLDAPVHEAEDVAMGDLLEGSDDTDEDVMKDSLREEIRRVLKSLSPREAEIVNAYFGLDGENGVTIEQIGMKYDLTKERIRQIKERAIKRLQKARYSNALKAYLG
- a CDS encoding threonine aldolase, whose amino-acid sequence is MIDYRSDTVTRPTPAMLEAMRQAPLGDDVFGEDPTVNALESYAAQLFGMEAALFCPSGTMTNQIAIKAHTQPGDEVICDHLSHIYQYEGGGIAFNSGCSVRLLHGDRGRITADMVKAAINPDDVHKPISTLVSLENTGNRGGGSCYEFNDILQIKQVCIDNNLKLHLDGARLFNALVAKGETPLQYGQAFDTISICLSKGLGAPVGSLLLGPTAFIKKSRRIRKVFGGGMRQSGMLAAAGLYALQHHVDRLAEDHAHAKALEAALRKKDFIGEFLPVETNILIFEVKGRLTPAAFAEKMKAAGIHLLAMTPTQVRIVVHLDITPDMIQQTITAIEQL